Proteins from a genomic interval of Salinarchaeum sp. Harcht-Bsk1:
- a CDS encoding mandelate racemase/muconate lactonizing enzyme family protein, with protein MDLDLQPFELDLVEPLRTADRTIESRRGFLVRVRTEDRRGLGEATPLPGWTESYDACEDALERAADRLSVRGPDATLDELADAPAARHGLSLAIADLRARRIDVPLLRELGGGSRSRHLRVNATIGDASVSDTVEAAEHAVADGFDCLKLKVGARSLDEDAERLEAVRSAVGADVTLRADANEAWDRATAEAAFERFADASVSYVEQPLNADDLIGHAKLRGGSVDVALDETLAVANHDRVLDVDAADVIVCKPMVLGGPDRTIGLARRGRRAGVRPVVSTTIDGVVARLGALHVAGALAPIDACGLATGDRLANDLGPDPAPVEDGTMTIPRGAGTGLRLADD; from the coding sequence ATGGATCTCGATCTACAGCCCTTCGAACTGGACCTCGTCGAGCCGTTGCGAACGGCGGATCGCACGATCGAGTCGCGACGGGGCTTCCTCGTTCGCGTCCGGACCGAGGACCGTCGAGGACTGGGGGAGGCGACGCCGCTCCCCGGGTGGACCGAATCCTACGACGCCTGTGAGGATGCGCTCGAACGGGCAGCGGACCGCCTCTCGGTCCGCGGTCCCGACGCCACGCTGGACGAACTCGCCGACGCTCCTGCCGCTCGTCACGGGCTCTCACTCGCGATCGCCGATCTCAGAGCACGGCGCATCGACGTTCCTCTCCTCCGGGAGCTCGGTGGGGGCTCCCGATCCCGCCACCTGCGGGTCAACGCGACGATCGGCGACGCGTCCGTCTCGGACACCGTCGAAGCGGCCGAGCATGCGGTCGCGGACGGCTTCGACTGCCTGAAGCTCAAGGTCGGTGCCCGATCGCTCGACGAGGACGCCGAGCGTCTCGAAGCGGTGCGATCGGCCGTGGGAGCGGACGTGACGCTGCGCGCCGACGCGAACGAGGCCTGGGATCGGGCGACCGCCGAAGCCGCCTTCGAGCGCTTCGCGGACGCGTCCGTCTCCTACGTCGAACAACCGCTGAACGCGGACGACCTGATCGGGCACGCGAAGCTTCGCGGTGGGTCCGTCGACGTCGCGCTGGACGAGACGCTCGCGGTCGCAAATCACGATCGGGTCCTCGACGTGGACGCTGCCGACGTCATCGTCTGCAAACCGATGGTCCTCGGCGGACCGGACAGGACGATCGGGCTGGCACGGCGGGGGCGTCGAGCGGGCGTACGACCGGTCGTCTCGACGACGATCGATGGCGTCGTCGCGAGACTCGGCGCGCTGCACGTGGCTGGCGCACTCGCGCCGATCGACGCCTGTGGCCTCGCGACTGGGGATCGACTCGCCAACGATCTCGGTCCCGATCCCGCACCGGTCGAGGACGGGACGATGACGATTCCACGCGGGGCCGGGACGGGGCTACGGCTGGCCGATGATTGA